One region of Dysidea avara chromosome 1, odDysAvar1.4, whole genome shotgun sequence genomic DNA includes:
- the LOC136247547 gene encoding ATP-dependent DNA helicase PIF1-like → MAKGNDNPMGGKCMLLCGDFRQILPVIQGGTRGNIVDACLKRSHLWDSVVVKQLHTNMRVHLCGDVAAGQFAEELLAIGDGKFPIDTLPDVVQLPDTMGTFVDSKEELVSRVYPDLLSNFRDLAWLSECCILAPLNKTTHSINMTLVEQLPGDCCEYRSLDTIPDESQAVHFPTEFLNSLEVSGLPQHLLLLKVGAPIIILRSLDPPRVTNGTRCVVTKLSANTVKAKISHGRYAGHDIIIPRIPLIPSNSVLPFEFRWLQFPIALCFAMTINKSQGQTFKGVGLDLMDESFTHGMLYVALSRVGSADRLTLLVRGIAKHVM, encoded by the coding sequence ATGGCAAAAGGGAATGATAATCCAATGGGAGGCAAGTGCATGCTACTGTGTGGTGACTTCAGGCAGATTCTACCTGTCATTCAAGGTGGCACTAgaggtaacattgttgatgCTTGCCTCAAGCGATCTCATCTGTGGGACAGTGTGGTGGTTAAACAACTACACACTAATATGAGAGTGCACCTGTGTGGGGATGTGGCAGCTGGACAATTCGCTGAAGAACTATTGGCCATTGGAGATGGGAAGTTTCCTATTGACACTCTACCTGATGTTGTCCAGCTACCTGACACCATGGGAACCTTTGTGGATAGCAAGGAGGAACTGGTTTCCAGGGTGTATCCAGATTTGCTCTCTAACTTTAGGGACTTGGCTTGGCTTTCTGAATGCTGCATTCTTGCTCCTCTTAACAAGACCACTCATTCCATCAACATGACTCTGGTGGAGCAGTTACCTGGTGACTGTTGTGAGTACAGGTCCTTGGACACCATACCTGATGAATCTCAGGCTGTTCACTTTCCAACAGAATTCTTGAACTCTTTAGAGGTATCTGGACTACCTCAGCATCTTCTCTTACTTAAAGTAGGCGCTCCTATTATTATTCTACGCTCTCTAGATCCTCCAAGGGTTACTAATGGCACTAGGTGTGTAGTTACTAAACTGTCGGCTAACACAGTAAAGGCCAAGATTTCTCATGGTAGATATGCAGGAcacgatattataataccacgcattcctctcattccgagtaactcggttttgccttttgaatttagatggcttcaatttccaattgcactttgctttgccatgaccattaacaaaagccAGGGCCAAACTTTTAAGGGTGTAGGATTAGATTTGATGGACGAAAGTTTCACACACGGCATGCTTTATGTGGCACTATCTAGGGTAGGTTCAGCAGATAGATTGACACTTTTAGTTAGAGGGATTGCAAAACAcgtaatgtag
- the LOC136269360 gene encoding uncharacterized protein: MLGRKKEMKTRKCAVTRIRTWVFAATTQSTYHYTITAHVREAPNIDIKSFETVQPSPLLKYNVVNVLYSYAYIIRLFNGSHTEQIQQAVKGLLNLSSVLSHNAVFHDCNSAIKDAITNCQQHKDTATSLEFAYAVMLDVSCIITNGSHYLIGGSHYLIGGSQCLVSHVLSDLHHMIQSSCTKDKSSKKSGTKGVTSAKMLCEVERKVFFMLVWSKEHYSDLLPLQKVIEIEHEGLVKELKEHRDMELKIQEK; encoded by the exons ATGTTGGGGagaaaaaaagaaatgaaaaCGAGAAAAtgtgctgtgaccaggattcGAACCTGGGTTTTTGCGGCCACAACGCAAAGTACTTACCACTATACTATCACAGCTCACGTGAGAGAAGCACCAAACATAGACATAAAATCATTTGAAACA GTTCAACCATCTCCCCTCCTGAAGTACAATGTTGTAAATGTTTT ATATTCTTACGCATACATAATACGGCTATTTAATGGATCTCACACAGAACAAATCCAACAAGCAGTTAAG GGACTATTAAACTTGTCTAGTGTATTATCCCACAATGCAGTATTCCATGATTGTAATTCAGCCATCAAGGATGCCATCACTAACTGTCAACAA CACAAAGACACTGCTACTTCACTAGAATTTGCTTATGCTGTGATGTTGGATGTGTCATGCATCATCACTAATGGATCACATTATCTTATCGGTGGATCACATTATCTTATCGGTGGATCACAATGTCTTGTATCACATGTTCTATCGGAcctgcatcacatgatccagagTAGCTGCACAAAGGACAAAA GTTCAAAGAAGAGTGGTACCAAAGGAGTCACCTCCGCAAAGATGTTATGTGAGGTAGAGAGGAAAGTGTTTTTCATGTTAGTATGGAGTAAGGAACACTATAGTGACCTACTACCACTACAGAAGGTCATTGAAATAGAAcatg AGGGACTTGTGAAGGAACTGAAGGAACACAGAGACATGGAGTTAAAGATTCAGGAGAAGTAG
- the LOC136269338 gene encoding uncharacterized protein, whose translation MSTTPLCTYIKSLVLLRLHVVMSYTALVFVTFVYECYTGTILTTCPLCVILINIIIVIDLCWLYTSPGNVVFDMCNYIGEQCVQTCYDIPLFVESKSFVSLSAIPSCSAYFFSYFCSPVYTISITAIITMLEIVFWVRTEAEKIRCGAVTAVSLRNWIMWRQNFFNKSYFYYIASFLTKVTPSILISLTTACFLSGYCSPVYFVMIITVMPTVEYCRTFPGFFNYPQQVFSWCMTNLIHYVRTYYCYTINIINLVKTQCINVCYYLPGPFVVKIIISLIVIPACGTYVVIYHYGTTVQKVDMTMMPEKRGSLIVETVVDRIRQSMIFDDDFGYFRRICWVETQDGANYMTTFRPGYHGGWVMANG comes from the coding sequence ATGTCCACTACACCATTGTGCACTTACATAAAGAGTTTGGTTTTGTTACGACTGCATGTGGTGATGAGCTATACAGCTCTCGTTTTTGTCACATTTGTGTATGAATGCTACACTGGGACAATACTGACAACGTGTCCATTGTGTGTTATCCTGATCAACATCATCATTGTAATAGACCTATGTTGGCTGTATACAAGTCCAGGTAATGTGGTGTTTGATATGTGCAATTACATTGGGGAGCAATGTGTTCAAACTTGTTATGACATCCCATTATTTGTTGAGTCCAAGTCTTTTGTGTCCCTATCAGCCATTCCTTCCTGTAGTGCTTATTTCTTCAGTTATTTCTGCAGTCCTGTCTATACCATCTCCATTACTGCAATTATAACAATGCTGGAAATTGTGTTTTGGGTACGCACAGAGGCTGAAAAGATACGGTGTGGAGCAGTTACTGCTGTCTCTTTAAGAAACTGGATAATGTGGCGCCAGAATTTCTTCAATAAGAGTTACTTCTACTACATAGCCTCATTTCTAACTAAAGTCACTCCTTCAATTCTAATATCACTGACTACAGCTTGCTTTCTAAGTGGCTATTGCAGCCCTGTCTATTTTGTTATGATAATTACTGTCATGCCTACAGTGGAATACTGTCGGACATTCCCAGGCTTCTTCAATTATCCACAACAAGTGTTTAGTTGGTGTATGACAAATCTAATCCATTATGTTCGGACTTACTATTGTTACACTATTAACATCATCAACTTGGTGAAGACACAGTGCATTAATGTTTGCTATTACCTTCCTGGTCCGTTTGTGGTTAAGATAATCATTTCTCTGATTGTGATACCTGCTTGTGGTACCTATGTAGTGATCTACCATTATGGCACTACTGTACAGAAAGTAGACATGACAATGATGCCTGAAAAGAGAGGGTCCTTGATAGTTGAAACAGTTGTTGACCGGATTAGACAATCAATGATTTTTGATGATGATTTTGGCTACT